A genomic window from Indioceanicola profundi includes:
- a CDS encoding flagellar biosynthesis repressor FlbT, whose protein sequence is MGLKLKLKPYEKFVVNGVVIENGRHRNTVTLANHAQVMTGRSILQPEEATTPVKRAYYAIQAMLIDPANMTGHQQVYEPLMAQLASAIRDSEMRCHLAEAQGFVRDGDHYKALAALRPVIAYEAMLLSDADQQDRDTAKPPAEASARA, encoded by the coding sequence ATGGGGCTGAAGCTGAAGTTGAAGCCGTACGAGAAATTCGTCGTCAATGGCGTGGTGATCGAGAACGGCCGCCACCGCAACACAGTGACGCTGGCCAACCACGCCCAGGTGATGACCGGCCGCAGCATCCTTCAGCCGGAAGAGGCGACAACGCCCGTCAAGCGGGCCTATTACGCCATTCAGGCCATGCTGATCGACCCGGCCAACATGACCGGCCATCAGCAGGTCTATGAGCCGCTCATGGCCCAACTCGCCTCCGCCATCCGTGATTCCGAGATGCGATGCCATCTGGCGGAAGCGCAGGGATTTGTCAGGGACGGGGACCATTACAAGGCGCTGGCCGCTCTGCGGCCGGTCATCGCCTACGAGGCGATGCTGCTGTCCGATGCAGATCAGCAGGACAGGGATACGGCCAAACCGCCGGCAGAAGCGTCGGCGCGTGCGTAG
- a CDS encoding flagellar basal body P-ring protein FlgI, translating into MANRFLVRLAATGLAVLLPAMIAFPSGAQTRIKDLVEVEGVRANQLLGYGLVVGLKGSGDRLQNSPFTQQSLEGMLERLGVNITGLNVRTRNIAAVMVTAELPPFPRQGSRLDVSISTMGDATSLQGGNLVATPLMGADGRIYAVAQGPVAISGFDVQGQAASVTKGVPTSGRIANGAIVEREVDFALDDLRSVRLSLRSPDFSTATRIAQAVNTDLGGSVARATDPTTVEMTVPAAFQGNVAALVSRIETLQVRPDAPARVVVDEKSGTIVIGENVRISTVAVAQGNLTVRVEETPQVSQPSPFAEQGQTVVVPRTQITVDEESGNRLNIIQGGVSLQELVNGLNRLGAGPRDIIAILQAIKAAGALHADLEVM; encoded by the coding sequence ATGGCGAACCGTTTCCTTGTCCGGCTGGCTGCGACAGGCCTTGCTGTCCTGCTGCCGGCCATGATCGCATTTCCTTCCGGCGCACAGACCCGCATCAAGGATCTGGTGGAAGTGGAAGGCGTGCGAGCGAACCAACTTCTCGGCTACGGTCTGGTTGTGGGACTGAAGGGGAGCGGCGACCGCCTGCAGAACTCGCCCTTCACGCAGCAGAGCCTCGAAGGGATGCTGGAGCGGTTGGGGGTCAATATCACCGGCCTCAATGTCCGGACGCGGAATATCGCGGCCGTCATGGTCACGGCGGAGCTGCCGCCCTTTCCTCGCCAGGGAAGCCGCCTGGACGTTTCCATCTCCACCATGGGCGACGCCACAAGCCTGCAAGGCGGCAATCTCGTTGCGACGCCGCTGATGGGAGCGGACGGCAGGATCTATGCAGTGGCGCAGGGGCCTGTTGCCATAAGCGGCTTCGATGTGCAGGGACAGGCGGCCAGCGTAACCAAGGGCGTGCCCACCTCCGGCCGTATCGCCAACGGCGCCATCGTGGAGCGGGAGGTTGATTTCGCGCTCGACGATCTGCGCAGCGTGCGGCTGAGCCTGCGGTCGCCGGACTTCTCAACGGCAACCCGGATCGCCCAGGCGGTGAATACCGACCTTGGCGGATCGGTCGCGCGCGCCACAGATCCGACCACCGTGGAGATGACGGTGCCAGCCGCGTTCCAGGGAAATGTCGCCGCACTTGTTTCCAGGATAGAAACGCTTCAGGTCAGGCCCGACGCGCCGGCCAGGGTGGTGGTGGATGAGAAGTCCGGCACCATTGTGATCGGCGAGAATGTGCGCATCAGCACCGTGGCCGTGGCGCAGGGCAATCTGACGGTACGGGTGGAGGAGACTCCGCAGGTGTCGCAACCCTCGCCCTTCGCCGAGCAAGGACAGACCGTCGTGGTGCCGCGCACCCAGATTACGGTCGACGAGGAGAGTGGGAACCGTCTGAACATCATCCAGGGCGGCGTATCGCTTCAGGAACTGGTGAACGGGCTGAACCGTCTTGGCGCCGGCCCGCGCGACATCATCGCGATTCTTCAGGCCATCAAGGCCGCCGGCGCGCTGCACGCCGATCTTGAAGTCATGTGA
- the flaF gene encoding flagellar biosynthesis regulator FlaF — translation MSVAAYRQSMRDTISPRELESRVFAQVTAELEGCVAGTDRFAVIRAVDRNRRLWGALVADLAEGENLLPDQLKAGLVSLGLWVNRYSGQVLADGSPLAPLIDVNRTVMKGLAAPLAAG, via the coding sequence ATGAGCGTCGCCGCCTACCGCCAGTCCATGCGCGACACGATCAGTCCGCGCGAGCTGGAAAGCCGAGTCTTCGCGCAGGTCACGGCAGAGCTGGAGGGATGCGTCGCCGGCACCGACCGCTTCGCGGTGATCCGCGCGGTGGATCGGAACCGCCGCCTCTGGGGCGCTCTCGTCGCCGATCTGGCCGAAGGCGAGAACCTGTTGCCGGACCAGCTCAAGGCCGGGCTGGTGTCTCTGGGGCTGTGGGTGAACCGCTATAGCGGCCAGGTGCTTGCCGACGGCTCCCCACTGGCGCCGCTGATCGATGTGAACCGAACGGTGATGAAGGGCTTGGCTGCGCCTCTGGCGGCCGGCTGA
- a CDS encoding rod-binding protein — protein MIQPPTVPPLALSTATPAHSFGLKPDVAAAKQFEAMMISQMLQSMFEGVSTDGFFGGGFAEESFRGLMLEAVGSQIATGPGLGIAENVQSQIAAYMAAKEG, from the coding sequence ATGATCCAGCCGCCGACGGTGCCGCCCCTGGCGCTTTCCACCGCTACGCCCGCCCATTCCTTCGGCCTGAAGCCGGACGTGGCGGCGGCGAAGCAGTTCGAGGCGATGATGATCAGCCAGATGCTGCAATCCATGTTCGAGGGCGTGTCCACGGACGGGTTCTTCGGCGGCGGCTTCGCGGAGGAGAGTTTCCGCGGCCTCATGCTGGAGGCTGTGGGCAGCCAGATCGCGACGGGCCCCGGTCTCGGCATTGCCGAAAACGTCCAGTCGCAGATCGCGGCCTACATGGCCGCCAAGGAAGGGTGA
- a CDS encoding flagellin N-terminal helical domain-containing protein gives MTTSILTNVGAMVALQTLNRTTKDLAVVQDRISTGMKVATAKDNSSYWSIATTMKSDVSALKALNENININAATVQTARVGAENIQKLMSQVKDQLSLATSASVDHTKIGEELDSLAAQIQNTMDAASYNGENLLNNTDVRTLTVSINRSGAGITAVEDEVAGQDMTAVQTFVAGLSAAITGGADGSANAASAQTQLLALEAHMETVITAAAEFGNVGKRLELQADFTSKLVDSLNQGIGTLVDANLNEESARLQALQVQQQLGIQALSIANGAPQNILALFR, from the coding sequence ATGACCACGTCCATTCTCACCAACGTCGGCGCAATGGTGGCGCTGCAGACCCTGAACCGCACCACCAAGGATCTGGCGGTGGTCCAGGATCGCATCTCCACCGGCATGAAGGTGGCCACGGCCAAGGACAATTCGTCCTACTGGTCCATCGCCACCACCATGAAGTCCGACGTGTCCGCGCTCAAGGCGCTGAACGAGAACATCAACATCAACGCGGCCACCGTGCAGACGGCCCGTGTCGGTGCTGAGAACATCCAGAAGCTGATGAGCCAGGTGAAGGACCAGCTCTCGCTCGCCACCTCCGCCTCGGTCGATCACACCAAGATCGGCGAAGAGCTGGACAGCTTGGCTGCGCAGATCCAGAACACGATGGATGCCGCCAGCTACAATGGCGAGAACCTGCTGAACAACACCGACGTCCGTACGCTGACCGTCTCCATCAACCGCAGCGGTGCTGGCATCACGGCGGTGGAGGACGAGGTTGCCGGCCAGGACATGACGGCTGTGCAGACCTTCGTGGCCGGCCTGTCCGCCGCCATCACCGGCGGCGCCGACGGTTCCGCCAACGCGGCGTCCGCGCAGACCCAGCTCCTGGCGCTCGAAGCGCATATGGAGACCGTCATCACCGCGGCGGCCGAGTTCGGTAACGTCGGCAAGCGGCTTGAGCTGCAGGCCGACTTCACCAGCAAGCTGGTGGACAGCCTCAACCAGGGCATCGGTACCCTGGTGGACGCGAACCTGAACGAGGAGTCGGCACGTCTTCAGGCCCTGCAGGTCCAGCAGCAGCTGGGCATCCAGGCCCTGTCGATCGCCAACGGCGCTCCGCAGAACATCCTGGCGCTGTTCCGCTGA
- a CDS encoding DUF1217 domain-containing protein, whose protein sequence is MISGISGYGGGIVTGGGGSSLVQLRLLQRTTDRQMQMLAEQPQVKRDVAYFRAEIGNVKSAEDLVSDSRLLRFVATAFGMEDQAYAKALLKKVMESDLDDPRSFANRMSDPRFKELAAAFNFPKYGGIKAGLPAFQQQLVDRYMTQRFEEQAGQSNEALRLGLYFQRKAGQIENWYNVLADPALSQVMRAALNLPEEMSKTDVDRQVDMFKDKLDIKKLQDPAEVGKLIERFMVMSDVRTGGPAGPQSPILQLLNAGSGRVTLDPSTILAASRLRRI, encoded by the coding sequence ATGATCAGCGGCATATCGGGATATGGCGGTGGGATCGTCACGGGCGGCGGCGGTTCCTCCCTGGTCCAATTGCGCCTGTTGCAGCGCACGACGGACCGGCAGATGCAGATGCTGGCGGAGCAGCCGCAGGTCAAACGCGATGTGGCCTATTTCCGCGCCGAAATCGGGAATGTCAAAAGCGCCGAGGACCTCGTGTCCGATAGTCGGCTTCTGCGGTTCGTCGCCACCGCCTTCGGCATGGAGGATCAGGCCTACGCCAAGGCGTTGCTGAAGAAGGTGATGGAGAGCGATCTGGATGATCCCCGTTCCTTCGCCAACCGGATGTCCGATCCGCGCTTCAAGGAGTTGGCTGCCGCCTTCAATTTTCCGAAGTACGGCGGTATCAAGGCCGGGCTTCCAGCCTTCCAACAGCAGCTCGTCGACCGCTACATGACGCAGCGGTTCGAGGAGCAGGCAGGGCAGTCGAACGAAGCCCTGCGGCTAGGGCTGTATTTCCAGCGCAAGGCTGGCCAGATCGAGAACTGGTACAACGTGCTGGCCGATCCCGCCCTGTCGCAGGTGATGCGGGCGGCGCTAAACCTGCCGGAGGAGATGAGCAAGACCGATGTCGACCGGCAGGTGGACATGTTCAAGGACAAGCTCGACATCAAGAAGCTTCAGGACCCGGCGGAGGTCGGCAAACTGATCGAGCGGTTCATGGTCATGTCGGATGTGCGGACAGGCGGGCCCGCGGGACCTCAAAGCCCGATTCTGCAGCTTCTGAATGCGGGTAGCGGTCGGGTGACGCTCGATCCCTCAACCATCCTGGCGGCAAGCCGGCTACGCCGGATCTGA
- a CDS encoding ATP-binding protein, translated as MDSMGGTPRRWRLLPSVALASALFLLLAGFLLAVQGERLYQDQKAREIGTQAQILAASVVAALLFEDEVAAQDYVNPLAANPDLRVAGVYGADGRLLAGFARSGELLPDEPGSVRGPILNGNDLKVVVPVIQNGKEVGAVLLRSTIDPAFRRLVRYGAVVVLAVMAALLVVVLGAAQATMNRANATLASQARDLAAANRNLQLQIEEREKAEQALRQTQKMEALGQLTGGVAHDFNNLLQSLSGCLSLVRRRVDNQEVHKILDAGRQAVERGAKLTQQLLVFARRQALRPQPVDVRDQLLGMSELLARALRADIRLEPDLASDLWTVEVDPTQFELAILNLSVNARDAMPKAGLLRIEARNIALPSDDPEEPALSGEFVRIAVRDDGTGMTPEVQARAFDPFFTTKSVGKGSGLGLSQVYGFVQQSGGAARIETMPGQGTAVILYLPRSHKKPDVPQPVEERKLGRAQGRILLVEDDPIVSSLVGTMLEDLGYRIARAGTADEAMQMIASGFPADLLLSDVIMPGRATGLDLARDARRRRPELPIVLMTGYSEEIAGGTEFTVLSKPYTLDALVTALERAAAGPRRDAGPMETQSDPA; from the coding sequence CCAGAAGGCCCGGGAAATCGGGACCCAGGCCCAGATCCTGGCCGCCAGCGTCGTGGCCGCGCTTTTATTCGAGGATGAGGTTGCCGCGCAGGACTATGTAAATCCCCTGGCCGCCAATCCCGATCTGCGCGTGGCCGGCGTCTACGGAGCCGATGGCAGGCTGCTCGCCGGCTTCGCCCGGTCCGGCGAGCTGCTCCCCGATGAGCCGGGCAGCGTGCGCGGACCGATCCTGAACGGCAACGATCTGAAGGTGGTCGTACCAGTCATCCAGAACGGCAAGGAGGTTGGCGCCGTTCTTCTGCGCAGCACCATCGATCCGGCCTTCCGCCGGCTGGTCCGGTACGGCGCCGTGGTGGTGCTGGCCGTCATGGCGGCGCTGCTGGTCGTCGTGCTGGGGGCCGCGCAGGCCACCATGAACCGCGCCAACGCCACGCTGGCCTCCCAGGCCAGGGATCTCGCCGCCGCCAACCGCAATCTCCAACTCCAGATCGAGGAGCGGGAAAAGGCGGAGCAGGCGTTGCGGCAGACCCAGAAGATGGAGGCGCTGGGCCAGCTTACCGGCGGCGTCGCGCATGACTTCAACAACCTGCTGCAGAGCCTGTCGGGATGTCTGTCGCTGGTGCGCCGCAGGGTGGATAACCAGGAGGTCCATAAAATCCTGGACGCCGGTCGTCAGGCCGTCGAGCGGGGCGCAAAACTGACGCAGCAGCTCCTGGTCTTCGCCCGGCGGCAGGCCCTACGGCCGCAGCCGGTCGATGTGCGGGACCAACTGCTGGGAATGTCCGAGCTGCTGGCCCGCGCTCTGCGGGCCGATATCCGGCTGGAGCCCGATCTGGCGTCTGACCTCTGGACGGTGGAGGTGGACCCGACGCAATTCGAACTCGCCATCCTGAATCTCAGCGTCAATGCCCGCGATGCGATGCCGAAGGCGGGATTGCTGCGGATCGAGGCCAGGAACATCGCGCTGCCATCCGACGACCCGGAAGAACCCGCCCTGTCGGGCGAATTCGTGCGGATCGCCGTGCGTGACGATGGCACCGGCATGACGCCAGAAGTGCAGGCCCGCGCCTTCGATCCGTTCTTCACTACCAAATCGGTCGGTAAAGGGTCCGGCCTGGGCTTGAGCCAGGTCTACGGCTTCGTGCAGCAATCGGGCGGTGCAGCGCGGATCGAAACCATGCCGGGACAGGGCACTGCGGTCATCCTGTACCTGCCGCGCTCCCACAAGAAGCCTGACGTGCCGCAGCCGGTGGAGGAGCGGAAGCTGGGGCGCGCTCAGGGCCGAATCCTGCTGGTCGAGGATGATCCCATCGTCAGCTCGCTGGTGGGCACGATGCTGGAGGATCTGGGCTATCGCATCGCGCGCGCCGGGACTGCGGACGAGGCGATGCAGATGATTGCTTCAGGCTTTCCGGCCGACCTGCTGCTGTCGGATGTGATCATGCCCGGGCGGGCAACCGGCCTGGATCTGGCGCGGGATGCCCGGCGGCGGCGGCCTGAGCTTCCCATCGTGCTGATGACCGGCTACAGCGAGGAGATCGCTGGAGGCACCGAGTTCACCGTGCTGTCCAAGCCCTACACGCTGGATGCGCTGGTGACGGCCCTGGAACGGGCCGCCGCAGGCCCCAGAAGGGACGCGGGGCCGATGGAAACCCAGTCAGATCCGGCGTAG